A stretch of Tenrec ecaudatus isolate mTenEca1 chromosome 2, mTenEca1.hap1, whole genome shotgun sequence DNA encodes these proteins:
- the LOC142440304 gene encoding olfactory receptor 2T5-like, which produces MDDTPWLTNHTGGSNFILLGFFSLSKDPLFLCVVIFVIFLMALSGNSILIFLIHSNVHLHTPMYFFISQLSLMDMMYISVTVPKMLMDQITGVKKISAPECGTQMFFYLTLGGSEFFLLAAMAYDRYMAICHPLRYPMLMSHRICLLLAAGCWFLGSVDGFMLTPITMTFPFCRSREIHHFFCEVPAIMKLSCSDTSLIETLMYLCCVLMILIPVTVISSSYSLILITIHRMKSAEGRKKAFATCSSHMTVVILFYGTASYTYMIPISYHTPEKDMVVSFFYTILTPVLNPLIYSFRNKDVTGALKKRLNVGPFFQEATN; this is translated from the coding sequence ATGGACGACACCCCATGGCTGACCAACCACACTGGAGGGTCCAATTTCATCCTGTTGGGATTCTTCAGCCTCTCGAAAGACCCACTTTTCCTTTGTGTGGTAATTTTTGTGATTTTTCTAATGGCCCTTTCTGGAAACTCCATCTTGATCTTCCTGATACACTCTAATGTCCACCTCCACACTCCTATGTACTTTTTCATCAGCCAGTTGTCTCTTATGGATATGATGTACATTTCTGTTACTGTGCCCAAGATGCTCATGGACCAGATCACGGGTGTCAAAAAGATCTCAGCACCTGAATGTGGGACACAGATGTTCTTCTACTTGACACTAGGAGGATCAGAATTTTTCCTTCTCGCTGCCATGGCCTATGACCGGTACATGGCCATCTGTCATCCCCTCCGCTACCCAATGCTTATGAGCCATAGGATATGTCTCCTTCTGGCAGCTGGTTGCTGGTTCTTGGGCTCAGTAGATGGCTTCATGCTCACTCCCATCACCATGACCTTCCCTTTTTGCAGGTCCAGGGAGATCCATCACTTCTTCTGTGAGGTCCCTGCCATAATGAAGCTCTCTTGCTCTGACACCTCACTCATTGAGACACTCATGTATCTGTGCTGTGTGCTCATGATTCTTATCCCTGTGACAGTCATTTCAAGCTCTTACTCTCTCATCCTCATCACCATCCACAGGATGAAGTCTGCAGAGGGCCGGAAGAAGGCCTTTGCCACCTGTTCCTCCCACATGACTGTGGTCATTCTATTCTATGGGACTGCAAGTTACACCTACATGATCCCCATCTCTTACCACACACCAGAGAAGGACATGGTAGTATCTTTCTTTTACACCATCCTGACTCCTGTACTAAACCCTTTAATCTATAGTTTCAGGAATAAGGATGTCACAGGGGcgctgaagaaaaggttgaatgtGGGGCCTTTCTTTCAAGAAGCTACAAACTAG